A genomic segment from Desulfonatronum lacustre DSM 10312 encodes:
- a CDS encoding valine--tRNA ligase, translating to MTETKLPKGYEPRDVEAKWLEYWEEQGTFTAPAQAERPTYSMVIPPPNVTGSLHMGHALNLTLQDILARFHRQQGRDVLWVPGTDHAGIATQNVVEKSLAAQGKSREELGREAFVERVWAWKEEYGGKILNQVRRLGASVDWTRLRFTMDDGLSKAVREVFVRLYEEGLIYKGDYIINWCPRCHTALADLEVEHAQADGRLHAIRYPLADGSGDLTVMTTRPETMLGDTAVAVHPEDERFAHLVGKEVILPLVGRKLPIIADAYVDREFGTGCLKVTPAHDMNDFELGRRHDLDVVKVIDDHGRMSAEAGPEYAGLDRMECRQRIVADLEEKGFLVRVEDHPHSVGHCYRCRTVIEPAVSKQWFVAVGPLAAKARKAVEDGRTAIYPRQWERTYFDWLDNIRDWCISRQIWWGHRIPAWTCQACGEMIVSREDPKSCPKCPGKLIQESDVLDTWFSSALWPFSTLGWPDETPELKSYYPTSVLVTGFDILFFWVARMMMMGLHFRDEVPFEHVYIHALVRDSDGQKMSKSKGNVIDPLTMIDQYGTDALRMTLTAMAAMGRDIKLSEDRIQGYRFFVNKLWNAARFALINLPQDGAGDALPASADLDLRHRWILTRLEQVKQENAAAITEYRFNDAAMGLYQFIWHELCDWYLEMIKPDLPGIAQPEKDEVPKQDQAQAQAQAQAQAQAQAQAQDQGQDQGQDQGQDQGQENARSQDTAQVCLQTALSEVLLLLHPIMPFVTQEIWNSLPARGTNSNLAAQLYPPARPGQVDEQALRDMGLIQEIVVSVRNIRSELSIGPSQKLDVLVRCPEAALAEVLSTNRETIVHLARLGGFQVEPDLNPPKASASAVVQGVEVFVPLAGAVDFQTELARLDKELSKAAKELDIVTRKVNNDDFLAKAPAEVVEKERTKARDIAAKQSKLLALRERLQGLME from the coding sequence ATGACCGAAACCAAACTGCCCAAGGGGTACGAACCCCGTGACGTGGAAGCCAAATGGCTGGAATACTGGGAGGAACAGGGTACGTTCACCGCTCCGGCCCAGGCGGAGCGACCAACCTATTCCATGGTCATCCCGCCGCCCAACGTCACGGGCTCCCTGCACATGGGCCATGCCCTGAACCTGACCCTCCAGGACATCCTGGCTCGGTTTCATCGCCAGCAGGGCCGCGACGTGCTTTGGGTGCCGGGCACCGATCACGCCGGGATCGCCACTCAGAACGTGGTGGAAAAATCCCTGGCCGCTCAGGGCAAAAGCCGGGAGGAATTGGGCCGGGAAGCCTTTGTGGAGCGGGTCTGGGCCTGGAAAGAAGAGTACGGCGGCAAAATTTTGAACCAGGTGCGTCGTCTGGGGGCCTCGGTGGACTGGACCCGGCTGCGCTTCACCATGGACGACGGGTTGTCCAAGGCCGTGCGGGAAGTGTTCGTCCGGCTGTACGAGGAAGGGCTGATCTACAAGGGCGACTACATCATCAACTGGTGCCCCCGGTGTCATACGGCCCTGGCCGACCTGGAGGTGGAACACGCTCAGGCCGACGGTCGGCTGCACGCCATCCGGTATCCTTTGGCCGACGGCTCCGGGGATCTGACGGTGATGACCACCCGGCCGGAAACCATGCTCGGTGACACCGCGGTGGCCGTGCATCCCGAGGACGAACGCTTTGCGCACTTGGTGGGCAAGGAAGTCATCCTGCCTCTGGTGGGCCGCAAGCTCCCGATCATCGCCGACGCCTACGTGGACCGGGAGTTCGGCACGGGCTGCCTGAAAGTCACCCCGGCCCACGATATGAACGATTTTGAACTGGGCCGACGCCACGATCTGGACGTGGTCAAGGTCATCGACGATCACGGCCGGATGAGCGCCGAGGCCGGGCCGGAATACGCCGGTCTGGACCGCATGGAGTGCCGCCAGCGCATCGTCGCGGACCTGGAGGAAAAAGGGTTTCTGGTCCGCGTGGAAGACCACCCGCACAGCGTGGGGCATTGCTACCGCTGCCGGACCGTGATCGAGCCCGCGGTCTCCAAGCAGTGGTTCGTGGCCGTGGGGCCTCTGGCCGCCAAGGCCCGCAAGGCCGTGGAGGACGGAAGGACGGCGATTTATCCCCGGCAGTGGGAGCGGACCTATTTCGACTGGCTGGACAACATCCGGGACTGGTGCATTTCCCGTCAGATCTGGTGGGGCCACCGTATCCCGGCCTGGACCTGCCAGGCCTGCGGCGAGATGATCGTCTCCCGGGAAGACCCTAAAAGCTGCCCCAAGTGTCCGGGCAAGCTGATCCAGGAAAGCGACGTGCTGGATACGTGGTTCTCCTCGGCCCTCTGGCCCTTCTCGACGCTGGGCTGGCCGGACGAGACCCCGGAGCTGAAGAGCTACTACCCCACCTCGGTGCTGGTCACGGGTTTCGACATCCTCTTTTTCTGGGTGGCCCGGATGATGATGATGGGCCTGCACTTCCGCGACGAGGTGCCCTTTGAACACGTCTACATCCATGCCCTGGTCCGGGACAGCGACGGCCAGAAAATGAGCAAATCCAAGGGCAACGTGATCGACCCCCTGACCATGATCGATCAGTACGGCACCGACGCCCTGCGGATGACCCTGACGGCCATGGCGGCCATGGGCCGGGACATCAAGCTGTCCGAGGACCGAATCCAGGGTTACCGGTTTTTCGTGAACAAACTCTGGAACGCGGCCCGTTTCGCCCTGATCAACCTGCCTCAGGACGGGGCCGGGGACGCGCTTCCCGCTTCGGCGGACCTGGATTTGCGCCACCGCTGGATTCTGACCCGTTTGGAGCAGGTCAAGCAGGAAAACGCCGCGGCCATCACCGAATACCGGTTCAACGACGCGGCCATGGGGCTGTACCAGTTCATCTGGCACGAACTCTGCGACTGGTATCTGGAGATGATCAAGCCGGACCTGCCCGGGATCGCCCAGCCTGAAAAGGACGAGGTTCCAAAGCAAGATCAAGCTCAAGCTCAAGCCCAAGCTCAAGCTCAAGCCCAAGCCCAAGCTCAAGCCCAAGACCAGGGCCAAGACCAGGGCCAAGATCAGGGTCAAGATCAGGGTCAAGAGAATGCCCGCTCCCAAGACACGGCCCAGGTTTGCCTGCAAACCGCGCTTTCCGAAGTGCTGCTCCTGCTCCACCCCATCATGCCCTTCGTGACCCAGGAAATCTGGAACTCCCTGCCCGCTCGCGGTACGAATTCCAATCTGGCCGCCCAACTCTATCCTCCGGCTCGGCCCGGACAGGTGGACGAGCAGGCCTTGCGGGATATGGGGCTGATCCAGGAGATCGTGGTCAGCGTGCGCAACATCCGGTCCGAATTGAGCATCGGGCCGTCCCAGAAATTGGACGTGCTGGTGCGTTGCCCGGAGGCCGCCCTGGCCGAAGTGCTCTCGACGAACCGGGAGACCATCGTTCACCTGGCCCGTCTTGGGGGATTTCAGGTCGAACCGGACCTGAACCCGCCCAAGGCTTCGGCTTCCGCCGTGGTCCAGGGGGTGGAGGTGTTCGTGCCCCTGGCCGGGGCCGTGGACTTTCAGACCGAACTGGCCCGCCTGGACAAGGAATTGAGCAAGGCCGCCAAGGAACTGGACATCGTCACCCGCAAAGTGAACAATGACGATTTTTTGGCCAAGGCCCCGGCCGAAGTGGTGGAAAAAGAGCGGACCAAGGCCAGGGATATCGCCGCAAAACAATCCAAACTGCTGGCCCTGCGCGAACGGTTGCAGGGGCTGATGGAGTAG
- a CDS encoding biotin--protein ligase, whose amino-acid sequence MACFASAVLVLHQPMDALDKRHFPRPAPLGSGSRSGSGSICLLWDESHLWAILLWRCLAAWGVPLRLARASEIAAGLLRDQPPTALFVPGGWARFKAEALGPDGRKAVGDYLRSGGVYVGLCGGAGLALPDNHGLAVCPLCRKPMAQRLPNFSGSVACAPQQGHPLVPQNVPALIDLPVWWPSQFAVPEDATTGGIDILAAYVRPGPDFWVSDLALEQVAAPERSAWERLYGINLDPELLRGEPCIVTGPVGTGRYILSYAHLETPGSPAANSWLGHMLSFLMGQPPRLFENREAPAWNLAETPVAWDDPHLARIAAHLEAIIALGMRHFLLFWRHPWLLGWRRGIPGFVLTTLTAQVQTIRSLPPHAETEALWARHADDVETLALEFRRKMEAYLIAERLVMQRTPSSPEGSACDQVQKQRRELIGRFPGYGGLFGRIVRQLDELVWRQAATATPIP is encoded by the coding sequence ATGGCTTGTTTCGCGTCGGCGGTCCTGGTACTCCATCAGCCCATGGACGCTTTGGACAAAAGGCACTTTCCGCGCCCCGCCCCCCTTGGGTCAGGCTCGCGCTCTGGCTCGGGCTCCATCTGTCTCTTGTGGGACGAGTCGCATCTTTGGGCGATCCTGCTCTGGAGGTGCCTGGCTGCCTGGGGCGTCCCTTTGCGACTGGCCAGGGCTTCGGAAATCGCGGCGGGCCTGCTGCGTGACCAGCCGCCGACGGCCCTGTTCGTACCCGGAGGATGGGCCAGATTCAAGGCCGAGGCCCTGGGGCCGGATGGGCGCAAGGCCGTGGGCGACTACCTTCGTTCCGGCGGCGTCTATGTTGGCCTGTGCGGCGGAGCCGGCTTGGCCCTGCCGGACAACCACGGGCTGGCCGTATGCCCGCTGTGCCGCAAGCCCATGGCCCAACGCCTGCCGAATTTCAGCGGCTCGGTGGCTTGCGCGCCGCAACAAGGCCACCCGCTGGTTCCGCAAAACGTCCCCGCCCTGATCGACCTTCCGGTCTGGTGGCCTTCCCAGTTCGCCGTCCCGGAGGACGCGACCACCGGAGGCATCGACATTCTGGCCGCCTATGTCCGCCCCGGACCGGATTTCTGGGTCTCCGACCTGGCCCTGGAGCAGGTGGCGGCACCGGAGCGATCCGCCTGGGAACGGCTCTACGGGATCAACCTGGACCCGGAACTGCTCCGCGGCGAACCCTGCATCGTCACGGGCCCGGTGGGAACGGGACGATATATCCTGAGCTATGCCCACCTGGAAACCCCCGGCTCCCCGGCGGCCAATTCCTGGCTGGGCCATATGCTTTCTTTCCTGATGGGGCAACCCCCGCGCCTTTTCGAGAACCGGGAAGCGCCGGCCTGGAACCTCGCCGAAACGCCCGTGGCCTGGGATGATCCCCATCTGGCCCGCATCGCCGCTCACCTGGAGGCGATCATCGCCCTGGGCATGCGGCACTTCCTCCTGTTCTGGCGACATCCCTGGCTTTTAGGCTGGCGGCGCGGCATCCCCGGCTTCGTGCTGACCACCCTCACCGCCCAGGTCCAAACCATTCGCTCCCTGCCGCCCCATGCCGAAACCGAGGCCCTTTGGGCGCGTCACGCCGATGACGTGGAAACCCTGGCCCTCGAGTTTCGCCGGAAAATGGAAGCCTACCTTATCGCCGAACGCCTGGTCATGCAGCGTACGCCCTCCTCCCCGGAAGGCAGCGCCTGCGACCAGGTCCAGAAACAACGCCGGGAGTTGATCGGCCGCTTTCCCGGATACGGCGGCCTGTTCGGCCGCATCGTCCGCCAACTGGACGAACTGGTCTGGCGGCAGGCCGCCACCGCGACGCCGATCCCATGA
- the cobA gene encoding uroporphyrinogen-III C-methyltransferase: MSKVYLLGAGPGDPELITLKAKRLLESADTVVYDYLANPRFLAWCRPDAEIYYVGKKGGDHTLPQDKINDLLVERAKAGKVVARLKGGDPYVFGRGAEEVEELLEHGIEFEVVPGVTSAVAAPAYAGIPLTHRRFASSVSFITGHEDPTKAESAHDWEALARSTSTLVFFMGVKNLPEISANLIKAGLPGSTPAALVRWGTTCRQRSLISTLAEIAEESQKQGFKPPSLLVVGEVVSLHDKLNWFERRPLLGKGVVVTRSREQASDVVASLESLGACCHEFPTIAVEPMEDAAPIQEAAGRLGEYDWVVFTSVNGVRMFWDVLEGRGLDARAFAGTQVAAIGPATAEGLARRGIRADFVPEKYVAEDIVQGLLVRDVVGKRVLIPRAEQAREVLPEELLRAGAQVEVLPVYRTLPVAKGAQDVTTALENGEIHYITFTSSSTVTNFFAAISPELIQKHRAALKLVCIGPVTERTLQNQGFQGDIQPEDYTIPAMVQAILDHAGQGRHGGAGA, encoded by the coding sequence ATGTCCAAAGTCTACCTGCTGGGCGCCGGGCCCGGCGATCCGGAGTTGATCACGCTCAAGGCCAAGCGGTTGCTGGAGAGCGCGGATACCGTGGTTTACGACTACCTGGCCAATCCGCGATTTTTGGCCTGGTGTCGGCCGGACGCGGAAATATATTACGTCGGCAAGAAGGGCGGCGACCATACCCTTCCTCAGGACAAGATCAACGATTTGCTGGTGGAGCGGGCCAAGGCGGGGAAGGTCGTGGCCCGACTCAAGGGGGGCGACCCATACGTCTTCGGGCGGGGGGCGGAGGAGGTCGAGGAGCTGTTGGAGCACGGCATCGAATTCGAGGTGGTCCCCGGTGTGACCTCGGCCGTGGCCGCTCCGGCCTATGCCGGGATCCCGCTGACCCATCGCCGTTTCGCCTCTTCGGTGTCCTTCATCACCGGCCACGAGGATCCGACCAAGGCCGAGAGCGCTCATGACTGGGAGGCCTTGGCCCGAAGCACCAGCACCCTGGTTTTTTTCATGGGCGTGAAGAACCTGCCGGAGATTTCGGCCAACCTGATCAAGGCCGGACTGCCCGGAAGCACTCCGGCGGCCCTGGTCCGCTGGGGAACCACCTGCCGGCAGCGCTCGCTGATTTCCACATTGGCCGAGATTGCCGAGGAGTCCCAGAAACAAGGGTTCAAGCCTCCTTCGCTGCTGGTGGTGGGCGAGGTGGTCAGTCTGCACGACAAGCTGAACTGGTTTGAGCGGCGGCCTCTGCTGGGCAAGGGCGTGGTGGTCACCCGTTCCCGTGAGCAGGCCAGCGACGTGGTGGCCTCCCTGGAGAGCCTGGGAGCCTGCTGCCACGAGTTTCCGACCATTGCCGTGGAGCCCATGGAGGATGCCGCGCCTATTCAGGAGGCCGCAGGACGGCTGGGCGAGTACGACTGGGTGGTCTTCACCTCGGTCAACGGCGTGCGCATGTTCTGGGACGTGTTGGAGGGCCGAGGGCTGGATGCCCGGGCCTTTGCCGGAACCCAGGTGGCGGCCATCGGCCCGGCCACGGCCGAGGGGCTGGCCCGGCGGGGCATTCGGGCTGATTTCGTCCCGGAAAAGTACGTGGCCGAGGACATCGTCCAGGGGCTGCTGGTCAGGGACGTGGTGGGCAAACGGGTGTTGATTCCCAGGGCCGAGCAGGCTCGGGAAGTGCTGCCCGAGGAATTGCTCCGGGCCGGGGCCCAGGTGGAGGTGTTGCCGGTGTACCGGACCCTGCCGGTGGCCAAGGGCGCACAGGACGTGACGACCGCCCTGGAGAACGGAGAGATTCACTATATTACGTTCACCAGTTCCTCCACGGTGACCAACTTTTTCGCGGCCATCAGCCCGGAGTTGATCCAAAAGCACCGCGCCGCGCTGAAATTGGTCTGCATCGGCCCGGTCACCGAACGGACACTGCAAAACCAGGGCTTTCAGGGCGACATTCAGCCCGAGGACTATACCATTCCGGCCATGGTGCAGGCCATCCTGGACCATGCCGGCCAGGGCCGACACGGGGGCGCGGGGGCATGA